In Comamonas sp. lk, the following proteins share a genomic window:
- a CDS encoding nucleobase:cation symporter-2 family protein, with amino-acid sequence MTTSTVPKSPPAVHPVDEKLPLPQLAALGLQHVLVMYAGAIAVPLIIGSALKLTKEDTAFLIAADLFCCGLVTIIQSMGIGKIGIRLPMMMGVTFTAVAPIIAAGSTPGLGLKAVFGGVIVAGIFTLLVAPYVSRLLRWFPPVVTGSVVLIIGISLMRVGINWAAGGTPTIAGPNGPINNPDYGIPSHIAISGIVLMTILFIIAWCKGFLSNIAVLLGIAVGFLITLVSGQVNFVGLQSAQWVRIITPFHFGIPTIDVMTTVTLCVVMVVIMIEGVGQFLALAEVVERPLETDDIARGLRADGVGAIVGGIFNTFTYTSYAQNIGLVQVTGVRSRWVCVTAGVMLVLISCFPKLSFIAASIPQYVLGGAAMVMFGMVAATGIRILSHVDFVENRKNAYIVAISLAMGMIPLVADRFFMRLPDMMAKFCQNGILLGTFTAVLLNVLFNAKSSEAPNLRTLGKAA; translated from the coding sequence ATGACGACGAGCACCGTACCCAAAAGCCCCCCAGCCGTACATCCCGTGGATGAAAAACTGCCCCTGCCCCAGCTCGCAGCACTCGGGCTGCAGCATGTACTGGTCATGTATGCGGGAGCGATCGCCGTCCCACTCATCATTGGAAGCGCCCTCAAACTCACCAAGGAAGATACGGCTTTCCTGATTGCCGCCGACCTGTTTTGCTGCGGCCTGGTGACCATCATCCAGAGCATGGGCATCGGCAAGATAGGCATACGCCTGCCCATGATGATGGGAGTGACCTTTACAGCTGTCGCTCCTATTATTGCAGCAGGAAGCACTCCAGGACTGGGGCTTAAAGCGGTTTTTGGCGGCGTCATTGTCGCGGGCATATTCACCCTGCTTGTTGCACCCTATGTCAGTCGGCTGTTGCGCTGGTTCCCTCCAGTGGTGACAGGCTCAGTAGTACTCATCATCGGCATATCGCTGATGCGCGTGGGCATCAACTGGGCTGCTGGCGGCACTCCCACCATTGCCGGTCCCAACGGGCCCATCAACAATCCCGACTACGGCATTCCCTCACACATTGCCATCTCGGGCATTGTGCTGATGACAATTTTGTTCATCATTGCCTGGTGCAAAGGCTTTCTGTCCAATATTGCCGTACTGCTGGGCATTGCCGTCGGCTTTCTGATCACGTTGGTCTCCGGGCAAGTCAACTTCGTGGGCCTGCAGTCCGCCCAGTGGGTGCGCATCATCACGCCGTTTCACTTCGGCATTCCCACCATCGATGTGATGACCACGGTCACGCTGTGCGTGGTCATGGTGGTCATCATGATCGAAGGCGTGGGTCAGTTCCTGGCTCTGGCCGAGGTGGTGGAGCGCCCACTTGAGACAGACGATATTGCCCGCGGCCTGCGTGCCGATGGCGTTGGGGCCATCGTGGGAGGTATCTTCAATACCTTCACCTATACCTCTTACGCCCAGAACATTGGGCTGGTACAGGTCACCGGGGTGCGTAGCCGCTGGGTCTGTGTGACGGCCGGCGTGATGCTGGTCCTGATCAGCTGCTTCCCCAAACTGTCCTTTATTGCTGCCTCCATTCCTCAATACGTGCTGGGCGGTGCAGCCATGGTGATGTTTGGCATGGTGGCCGCTACAGGTATACGCATCCTCAGCCATGTGGATTTTGTCGAGAACCGCAAGAACGCCTACATCGTGGCCATCAGTCTGGCCATGGGCATGATTCCGCTAGTGGCTGACAGGTTCTTCATGCGCCTGCCCGACATGATGGCCAAGTTCTGCCAGAACGGTATCTTGCTGGGCACCTTCACTGCTGTGCTGCTGAATGTGCTGTTCAACGCCAAAAGCAGCGAGGCGCCCAATCTGCGCACTCTCGGAAAGGCGGCTTGA
- a CDS encoding ABC transporter ATP-binding protein, protein MPSLIPSSDQPQLELCGIRKVYASVVANDGIDLVVAPGEIQAILGENGAGKSTLMKIIYGMTAPTEGEIYWRGQRVQMNSPNQARALGIGMVFQHFQLFETLTVVQNVALALPGRPDLDDLCQRIHAVGQRYGLPVDSKRLVHTLSVGERQRVEIIRCLLQNPRLLIMDEPTSVLTPQAVRKLFETLRQLADEGCSILYISHKLDEVQELCHSATILRSGRITGHCIPAQETPASMARMMIGKELVPCQRPKTTTSETSEAKLQVQALSRKASHPFGTALKDISFELKPGEILGIAGVSGNGQQELMFALSGEDPLPARQAQMIRLNGQAVAHLDSASRHALGLGFVPEERLGRGAVPAMSLADNTLLTAYGQGLLKHGLILRDAVDQFSQCCIEGFRVKCSGTQAPANSLSGGNLQKFIVGRELMQKPQVLIAAQPTWGVDVGAAAFIRQALIDLRNSGASLLVVSEELDELFEICDRIAVIADGRLSPAVPIEDTDVETIGLWMSGIWPHEGMDHSPEIPSISQPASSPMESEVYRVA, encoded by the coding sequence ATGCCCAGCCTTATCCCTTCCTCCGACCAGCCACAGCTGGAGCTGTGCGGTATTCGCAAAGTGTATGCATCAGTGGTCGCCAACGACGGTATCGATCTAGTCGTCGCACCGGGCGAGATTCAAGCCATTCTTGGCGAGAACGGAGCCGGCAAGTCCACCTTGATGAAGATCATCTACGGCATGACTGCCCCTACCGAAGGCGAGATCTACTGGCGAGGCCAGCGCGTGCAGATGAACAGCCCCAACCAGGCCCGTGCACTGGGCATTGGCATGGTGTTCCAGCACTTCCAGCTGTTTGAAACACTGACTGTGGTGCAGAACGTAGCCTTGGCTCTGCCGGGTCGCCCGGACTTGGACGACCTATGCCAGCGCATTCATGCCGTAGGCCAGCGCTACGGTCTGCCGGTCGACTCCAAGCGACTCGTGCATACCCTTTCGGTCGGAGAGCGCCAGCGCGTGGAAATCATTCGCTGCCTGCTGCAAAACCCGCGCCTGCTCATCATGGACGAGCCAACCTCGGTTCTCACCCCACAGGCCGTGCGCAAGCTGTTTGAAACCTTGCGCCAACTGGCCGACGAAGGCTGCAGCATTCTCTACATCAGTCACAAGCTCGACGAAGTGCAGGAGCTATGCCACAGCGCCACCATCTTGCGCAGCGGCCGAATTACAGGCCATTGCATTCCCGCGCAGGAAACACCGGCCTCCATGGCACGCATGATGATCGGCAAGGAGCTCGTACCCTGCCAGCGCCCCAAGACCACCACGAGCGAAACCAGCGAAGCAAAACTTCAGGTCCAGGCACTATCGCGAAAAGCCAGCCACCCTTTTGGCACAGCACTCAAGGACATCAGCTTTGAACTCAAGCCCGGCGAAATCCTAGGCATTGCCGGTGTCTCTGGCAACGGTCAACAGGAACTGATGTTTGCACTTTCCGGAGAAGACCCGCTGCCCGCTCGCCAGGCGCAGATGATTCGGCTCAACGGACAGGCCGTGGCCCATCTGGACAGCGCCAGCCGCCATGCGCTGGGGCTGGGATTTGTGCCGGAAGAGCGCCTGGGACGCGGTGCCGTGCCGGCCATGAGCCTGGCAGACAACACGCTGCTCACCGCCTACGGCCAGGGTCTGCTCAAGCACGGGCTGATTCTCCGTGATGCCGTAGACCAGTTTTCCCAGTGCTGCATAGAAGGCTTTCGCGTCAAATGCTCAGGGACGCAAGCTCCGGCAAACTCGCTGTCTGGCGGCAATCTGCAGAAGTTCATCGTCGGGCGCGAGCTGATGCAAAAGCCTCAGGTACTGATAGCCGCTCAGCCGACCTGGGGAGTGGACGTCGGGGCAGCAGCTTTCATACGTCAGGCCCTGATCGATCTGCGCAACAGCGGTGCCAGCCTGCTGGTGGTCTCAGAAGAGCTGGATGAGCTGTTTGAAATTTGCGACCGCATTGCCGTCATTGCCGATGGCCGGCTCTCCCCGGCAGTCCCCATTGAAGACACCGATGTGGAAACCATAGGCCTCTGGATGAGCGGCATTTGGCCTCACGAAGGCATGGATCACAGCCCGGAAATTCCGTCTATATCGCAGCCCGCAAGCAGCCCAATGGAAAGCGAGGTATACCGTGTGGCCTAG
- a CDS encoding ABC transporter permease — protein sequence MRWLSPLLAVALTVLSGAMLFAMLGQKPWQGIHVFFIQPISDIYGLSELLLKATPLMLISMGLAIGFRAGVWNIGAEGQFILGAVFATGIALMAGDTSAFWTLPVMVLAGALGGALWAAIPAWLRTRFGTNEILVSLMLVYVAQLLASWLIYGPWKDPDGYNFPQTRNFGDSALLPLLVEGTRVHAGFILALFVLLAGYVFLQLSMQGFRMQVGGQAPDAARYAGFSGKQAIWVGLLAGGALAGVAGMTEVAGPMGQLTAQISAGYGFAAIIVAFVGRLHPVGILASSLIMALFFLGGEQAQQQLNLPSSISKVFQGMLLFFLLASDLFIAYRLCWQSGLRRA from the coding sequence ATGCGCTGGCTGTCTCCACTGCTGGCTGTGGCGCTCACCGTGCTCAGCGGTGCCATGCTGTTTGCCATGTTGGGGCAAAAGCCCTGGCAAGGCATTCACGTCTTCTTTATTCAACCCATCAGCGACATCTATGGCCTGAGCGAGTTGCTGCTCAAGGCCACGCCCTTGATGCTCATCAGCATGGGCCTGGCCATAGGTTTTCGCGCAGGCGTGTGGAATATTGGTGCCGAAGGCCAGTTCATCCTCGGCGCAGTGTTTGCCACAGGCATTGCATTGATGGCGGGCGATACAAGCGCCTTCTGGACCTTGCCGGTCATGGTGCTGGCGGGGGCTTTGGGCGGCGCTTTATGGGCAGCGATCCCTGCCTGGCTGCGCACGCGCTTTGGCACCAATGAAATTCTGGTGTCCTTGATGCTGGTCTATGTGGCACAGCTACTGGCGTCCTGGCTGATCTATGGGCCCTGGAAAGACCCGGACGGCTACAACTTCCCACAAACCCGCAACTTCGGTGACAGCGCTCTGCTGCCATTACTCGTCGAAGGCACACGCGTGCATGCGGGCTTTATTCTGGCCCTGTTCGTTCTGCTCGCAGGTTATGTATTCCTGCAACTGAGCATGCAAGGCTTTCGCATGCAGGTCGGCGGGCAGGCACCCGATGCAGCGCGCTACGCGGGCTTTTCCGGCAAACAGGCCATATGGGTCGGACTGCTGGCAGGTGGCGCTCTGGCCGGAGTGGCTGGCATGACGGAAGTCGCTGGCCCCATGGGGCAGCTCACAGCACAGATCTCCGCCGGCTACGGCTTTGCCGCCATCATCGTGGCCTTTGTCGGGCGCCTGCATCCTGTGGGCATTCTGGCCAGCAGCCTCATCATGGCCTTGTTCTTTCTGGGTGGGGAGCAAGCCCAGCAGCAACTGAATCTGCCCTCTTCCATCTCCAAGGTCTTCCAGGGAATGCTGCTGTTTTTCCTGCTTGCATCTGACTTGTTCATCGCTTATCGCCTGTGCTGGCAAAGCGGCCTTCGGAGAGCTTAA
- a CDS encoding ABC transporter permease, with translation MDASLISSIVAATLVAGTPLIIVALGELIVERSGVLNLGAEGMMSVGAVAAFAAAYAGAGPWTAAAIGMLAGASLALIFGYLCLTMQANQVASGLALAIFGMGLSAFLGKSYESAPLNAVPVPNIPLLGDIPIIGPALFHHHWLVYASWLLVAATAWFLDRSRGGLVLRALGESPTAAHAIGYPVIAIRYLAVLYGGAMAGLGGAFLSVFYTPLWADGMVAGRGWIALALVVFATWRPLRILVGAYLFGGVLVSQLFVQGSGLALEIPSQWLSALPYIATIVVLVLISRNKTTIKLNSPASLGQGYRPES, from the coding sequence ATGGATGCATCGCTGATTTCCTCCATCGTGGCAGCGACTCTGGTCGCAGGCACACCGCTGATCATCGTGGCGCTGGGCGAGCTGATTGTGGAACGCTCCGGCGTTCTCAATCTCGGGGCCGAGGGCATGATGTCTGTAGGCGCCGTTGCCGCATTTGCAGCAGCCTATGCTGGCGCAGGACCGTGGACAGCCGCAGCCATCGGCATGCTTGCCGGCGCGTCGCTGGCGCTGATCTTCGGCTATCTATGCCTGACCATGCAGGCCAACCAGGTAGCCAGCGGTCTGGCGCTGGCCATCTTTGGCATGGGCTTGTCGGCCTTTCTTGGCAAGTCCTATGAGTCGGCGCCGCTCAATGCAGTTCCTGTGCCCAATATTCCGCTGCTGGGCGATATTCCCATCATTGGCCCTGCGCTGTTTCACCATCACTGGCTGGTCTATGCCTCCTGGCTGCTGGTCGCGGCAACGGCCTGGTTTCTGGACCGCAGTCGAGGCGGCCTGGTGTTGCGAGCGCTGGGTGAATCACCTACCGCCGCCCACGCCATTGGCTACCCGGTAATTGCCATTCGCTATCTGGCCGTGCTCTACGGCGGAGCCATGGCAGGCCTGGGCGGCGCATTTTTGTCGGTGTTCTATACCCCGCTGTGGGCCGATGGCATGGTCGCCGGGCGCGGCTGGATTGCGCTGGCACTGGTGGTGTTCGCAACTTGGCGCCCCTTGCGCATTCTGGTGGGGGCCTACCTGTTTGGCGGCGTGCTGGTATCCCAGTTGTTTGTGCAGGGCTCAGGCCTGGCGCTGGAGATCCCATCGCAATGGCTGTCGGCCCTGCCCTATATCGCCACCATCGTGGTGCTGGTGCTGATCTCGCGCAACAAGACCACGATCAAGTTGAATTCCCCGGCCTCCCTTGGCCAGGGCTATAGACCAGAAAGCTGA
- a CDS encoding BMP family ABC transporter substrate-binding protein yields MTRYNAQRQYRPTRLPRLPKWSAASLLLTCLAGTAAAEPLKVCFLYSNPIGESGWTYQHELARKELVAVMGNKISTKFVENIAEGPDAERVVRNFVQDGCKLIFTPSFGFMEPTLKVARTAPKITFMNGTGYKTAANVGTYNARWYEGRYLEGVIAGHMTKNNVVGYVGAFPIPEVLQGVNAFALGMKSVNPKAQLRLIWVNAWYDPGKERDAANALIKLGADTMAYATSGVSIVTTGEEKKVYTLGYYSDMSKFGPSTNLTSITQNWGNFYIKVVNDVLAGQWKPESVMGGLNDGIIKLAPLNAAIPAEVRTQIEAMGKEIASGQRQVFSGPVRDQQGTTRVPAGQNISANDLANMNYLVQGIEGLMPKN; encoded by the coding sequence ATGACCCGCTACAACGCGCAACGCCAGTACCGCCCGACGAGACTCCCTCGCCTTCCCAAGTGGAGCGCAGCTTCGCTCCTGCTGACATGCCTTGCTGGCACGGCGGCGGCAGAGCCGCTCAAGGTCTGCTTTCTCTACTCCAATCCGATTGGAGAAAGCGGCTGGACCTATCAGCATGAATTGGCACGCAAAGAGCTGGTCGCAGTCATGGGTAACAAAATCAGCACCAAATTCGTAGAAAACATAGCAGAAGGTCCAGATGCAGAGCGCGTTGTACGCAATTTTGTACAAGATGGCTGCAAGCTGATCTTCACGCCCTCCTTCGGCTTTATGGAGCCTACGCTCAAAGTCGCCCGCACAGCGCCCAAGATTACCTTCATGAACGGCACAGGCTACAAGACTGCGGCCAATGTCGGCACCTACAACGCCCGTTGGTACGAAGGCCGCTATCTGGAAGGTGTGATTGCCGGACATATGACCAAGAACAATGTGGTCGGCTACGTGGGAGCCTTTCCCATTCCTGAAGTGCTGCAAGGCGTGAACGCTTTTGCTCTGGGCATGAAAAGCGTGAACCCGAAAGCTCAGCTGCGCCTGATCTGGGTGAATGCCTGGTACGACCCTGGCAAGGAGCGCGATGCGGCCAATGCCCTCATCAAGCTGGGAGCCGATACCATGGCCTATGCCACTTCAGGTGTGTCCATCGTCACGACAGGTGAAGAGAAAAAGGTCTACACCTTGGGCTACTACTCGGATATGTCCAAGTTCGGCCCCAGCACCAATCTGACATCCATCACCCAGAACTGGGGCAACTTCTACATCAAGGTCGTCAATGACGTGCTTGCGGGTCAATGGAAGCCAGAGAGCGTCATGGGCGGCCTCAACGACGGCATCATCAAACTGGCACCGCTGAATGCAGCCATTCCTGCCGAAGTACGCACTCAGATCGAAGCCATGGGCAAAGAAATTGCCTCAGGCCAGCGTCAGGTTTTTTCAGGCCCGGTGCGGGACCAGCAAGGCACGACACGCGTTCCCGCAGGTCAGAATATCTCGGCCAACGACCTGGCCAACATGAACTATCTGGTCCAGGGCATTGAAGGCCTGATGCCCAAGAACTGA
- a CDS encoding amidohydrolase family protein: MKKNILIRNAAAIMTGLPGEKARSPVSDIRIENGVITEMGSGLRAQPDEQVLDASRCVIYPGWVNTHHHLFQSLLKGIPSGINLTLSPWLQAVPFSYRRSFDEKRLRIAARIGLVELLRSGCTTVADHHYLFQPGQDFDAAAILFEEAQALGMRFMLLRGGATVTRKLEDHEKLQQATETLDQMLASVQATAKHFHQTGPMAMSKVAMAPTSVHVSLPTQELKEVARAARSMGLRLHSHMSESVAYIEHCREKFGCLPIEYLAQNEWLGPDVWLAHLVHLSPAEIKMLGETRTGIAHCPQSNARLADGIAPAPALAKMGSPVTIGVDGAASNEAADMISELHFAWMLHRAQAGALSRAKPEGHGEEGGDATAVEQIIHWASQSGAQMLGFDGVGHLASGMAADLAVYALDDPRYFGLHDSALGPVVSGGRPHIKWLVCGGKIILENDIPKGLDLERLGMQAQAEVQALLAMQS; this comes from the coding sequence ATGAAGAAGAATATTCTGATTCGAAACGCAGCAGCCATCATGACCGGGCTGCCGGGGGAAAAAGCCAGAAGCCCGGTCAGCGATATACGCATTGAAAATGGCGTGATCACCGAAATGGGCAGTGGCTTGCGTGCGCAGCCCGATGAGCAGGTTCTGGATGCCAGTCGCTGCGTCATCTACCCTGGCTGGGTCAACACCCATCATCACCTGTTCCAGTCCCTGCTCAAAGGAATTCCATCAGGCATCAACCTCACGCTCAGCCCCTGGCTGCAGGCCGTACCGTTCAGCTATCGGCGCAGCTTTGATGAAAAGCGCTTGCGCATTGCCGCACGTATCGGCCTGGTGGAGCTGTTGCGCTCGGGTTGCACCACCGTAGCCGACCACCACTACCTGTTCCAGCCCGGGCAGGATTTTGATGCTGCAGCCATTCTGTTCGAAGAAGCCCAGGCTCTTGGCATGCGCTTCATGCTGCTGCGAGGTGGTGCCACCGTGACACGCAAGCTCGAAGATCATGAAAAGCTGCAGCAAGCCACGGAGACACTGGATCAGATGCTGGCCTCGGTACAAGCCACAGCCAAACATTTTCATCAGACCGGCCCCATGGCCATGAGCAAAGTGGCCATGGCCCCCACCTCAGTCCATGTCTCGCTGCCCACGCAAGAGCTCAAGGAAGTTGCCAGAGCCGCACGCTCCATGGGCTTGCGCCTGCACAGTCATATGTCTGAGTCCGTGGCCTATATCGAGCATTGCCGCGAGAAATTCGGCTGTCTGCCCATTGAATATCTGGCCCAGAACGAATGGCTGGGCCCCGATGTCTGGCTGGCGCACCTGGTGCATCTAAGCCCTGCGGAAATCAAGATGCTGGGCGAAACCCGCACCGGCATTGCCCACTGCCCACAAAGCAATGCCCGTCTGGCGGATGGCATTGCCCCAGCTCCTGCGCTGGCCAAAATGGGATCACCAGTCACCATTGGGGTGGATGGTGCCGCATCCAACGAAGCCGCAGACATGATCAGCGAGCTGCATTTCGCCTGGATGCTGCACCGTGCCCAAGCAGGTGCCCTCTCACGCGCCAAACCCGAAGGCCATGGAGAAGAAGGCGGAGACGCCACCGCGGTGGAGCAGATCATTCACTGGGCCAGCCAAAGCGGTGCACAGATGCTGGGTTTTGACGGTGTAGGCCATCTGGCCTCGGGCATGGCAGCGGATCTGGCCGTCTATGCGCTCGACGACCCTAGGTACTTTGGTCTACATGATTCTGCGCTTGGCCCAGTCGTCAGCGGCGGCAGGCCGCATATCAAATGGTTGGTCTGCGGCGGAAAAATCATTCTCGAAAACGATATTCCCAAGGGCCTTGATCTCGAACGACTCGGAATGCAAGCTCAAGCCGAAGTTCAAGCATTGCTAGCGATGCAAAGCTGA
- a CDS encoding Arm DNA-binding domain-containing protein has product MVWPWLNRTVVVPFILSSAGAAAWILRSEWVGRPIELTLGRHPDLTLAAARKLAAEKGVEIQQGKILL; this is encoded by the coding sequence ATGGTCTGGCCATGGCTCAATCGGACGGTAGTAGTCCCCTTCATTCTGTCCTCTGCGGGCGCTGCTGCTTGGATACTACGATCAGAATGGGTGGGCCGGCCGATAGAGTTGACTCTAGGCCGCCATCCCGACCTCACGCTGGCTGCTGCACGAAAGCTGGCAGCAGAGAAAGGTGTCGAAATTCAGCAAGGAAAAATCTTGCTGTAG